In a single window of the Bactrocera dorsalis isolate Fly_Bdor chromosome 2, ASM2337382v1, whole genome shotgun sequence genome:
- the LOC105234172 gene encoding Golgi SNAP receptor complex member 1, with product MGVSNYDALRKQARHLENEIDLKLVAFSKIGAGTSTSLHSSSSTDTSPLLGEHVFDSLSEEISQMLDKLSSLNENMSELPATGAAAIHTLQRHREILHGYKQEFNKICANHTTRIEREELLRGSGLATNSPTISGLSRRDLYLKESTHLNSSSNMVNDQINIAIETREHLLSQRQAFKRLQTRFNDISNRFPLISSLIQRINIKKKRDSLILGAVIAVCVILLLLYAFN from the exons atgggtGTTTCTAATTATGATG cACTTCGCAAGCAAGCAAGGCATCTGGAGAACGAAATTGACCTAAAGTTAGTTGCATTTAGCAAAATTGGTGCAGGCACTAGCACATCCCTTCATAGCAGTTCATCAACCGACACATCACCACTATTAGGCGAACATGTCTTTGATTCCCTCTCGGAAGAAATTTCACAAATGCTAGACAag CTTTCGTCGTTGAACGAAAATATGTCAGAGCTTCCTGCAACAGGTGCTGCTGCTATTCATACACTCCAACGTCATCGTGAAATCCTGCATGGATATAAGCAAGagttcaataaaatttgcgCAAATCACACAACTCGCATAGAGCGTGAAGAATTACTACGTGGTTCCGGGTTAGCCACAAACAGTCCAACTATTTCTGGATTAAGTAGACGCGATCTGTATTTGAAAGAAAGTACTCATTTGAACAG TTCAAGTAATATGGTCAATGACCAAATAAACATCGCTATTGAAACTCGAGAACACTTACTTTCGCAGAGACAGGCATTCAAACGATTGCAGACTCGATTTAATGACATATCCAATAGATTTCCCCTGATTTCCAG TCTCATACAAAGGATCaatataaagaagaagagagatTCACTTATTTTAGGTGCAGTTATAGCTGTGTGTGTAATACTACTATTGCTCTATGCgtttaattaa
- the LOC105234171 gene encoding mitochondrial import inner membrane translocase subunit Tim22 has protein sequence MVDLPAVQKEDKRVFFENAQMDEMAQHFVGNLYRYRENIVVPSSNGPIQIKTNEEKMIEKTVESCAFKSITACVMGYGLGAAIGLFSASVNPSLTDPLLHEKKQTAREILRDMRKTTHGYAKNFAMIGMVFSGVECTIESYRGVTDWRNGTYAGAVTGGLIGLRAGVKAGIVGAAGFAAFSTVIDYYMRHRL, from the exons atggttGACTTACCCGCGGTACAAAAAGAAGATAAGCgtgtattttttgaaaacgcGCAAATGGATGAAATGGCACAGCATTTTGTGGGGAATCTGTACAG ATACCGTGAAAATATAGTGGTCCCCTCTAGTAATGgtccaatacaaataaaaacgaATGAAGAGAAAATGATTGAAAAGACAGTGGAAAGCTGCGCCTTCAAGTCTATAACTGCCTGCGTAATGG GTTATGGTTTGGGTGCCGCTATTGGTTTGTTTAGCGCCTCGGTAAACCCCAGCCTCACAGATCCGTTATTGCACGAAAAGAAACAGACAGCACGTGAGATTTTACGAGATATGCGCAAGACAACACATGGTTACGCCAAGAACTTTGCCATGATTGGTATGGTGTTCTCAGGTGTAGAGTGCACAATCGAAAGT TATCGAGGTGTTACTGATTGGCGGAACGGTACCTATGCCGGCGCTGTTACGGGGGGTCTGATTGGTCTGCGTGCTGGCGTTAAGGCAGGTATTGTGGGTGCTGCCGGTTTCGCTGCCTTTTCAACGGTCATTGACTATTATATGCGCCATCGCTTGTag